From Variovorax sp. J2L1-78, the proteins below share one genomic window:
- the hemW gene encoding radical SAM family heme chaperone HemW, producing the protein MKASVPIAAAVEPGAPHANDVLHLMRPGPLQLAALPPLSLYVHLPWCLRKCPYCDFNSHEWRAGGEALPEQRYLDALVADLDAALPLIWGRTVHTIFIGGGTPSLFSPEAIDRLIGDLRARLKLAPDCEISLEANPGTFERDRFRAYRGAGVTRLSVGVQSFNDAHLQALGRVHDRAQAIAAVEEAASAFDTFNLDLMYALPGQTPAQLEADLAQALALAPPHLSVYHLTIEPNTYFAKFPPVVPEDDDAYAMLDRITEATAALGMTRYEVSAYAREGHRCAHNLNYWQFGDYLGIGAGAHSKLSFAHRLVRQVRYREPQRYMAQALAGAAVAQSDEVAIADLPFEFMLNALRLREGFTLAQFTERTGLSITAIQRGLEAAENKGLLQRDLWHAWPTERGLDFLSDLQTLFLPDA; encoded by the coding sequence GTGAAAGCCTCCGTCCCGATCGCCGCGGCCGTCGAGCCCGGCGCGCCGCACGCCAACGATGTGCTGCACCTGATGCGCCCCGGCCCGCTGCAGCTGGCCGCGCTGCCGCCGCTGTCGCTCTACGTGCACCTGCCCTGGTGCCTGCGCAAGTGCCCGTACTGCGACTTCAACTCGCACGAGTGGCGCGCCGGCGGCGAGGCACTGCCCGAGCAGCGCTACCTCGATGCCCTGGTGGCCGACCTCGACGCGGCGCTGCCGTTGATCTGGGGCCGCACCGTCCACACGATCTTCATCGGCGGCGGCACCCCGAGTCTGTTCTCGCCCGAAGCCATCGACCGCCTGATCGGCGACCTGCGTGCGCGCCTCAAGCTGGCACCCGACTGCGAGATCTCGCTCGAAGCCAACCCTGGCACCTTCGAGCGTGACCGCTTCCGCGCGTATCGCGGTGCGGGCGTCACGCGTCTGTCGGTCGGTGTGCAGAGCTTCAATGACGCGCACTTGCAGGCGCTCGGCCGCGTGCACGACCGCGCGCAGGCCATCGCGGCCGTCGAGGAAGCGGCCAGCGCCTTCGACACCTTCAACCTCGACCTGATGTACGCGCTGCCCGGCCAGACGCCGGCGCAGCTCGAGGCCGACCTGGCGCAGGCCCTGGCGCTGGCACCGCCGCACCTGTCGGTCTACCACCTCACCATCGAGCCCAACACCTACTTCGCCAAGTTCCCGCCGGTGGTGCCCGAAGACGACGACGCCTACGCGATGCTCGACCGCATCACCGAGGCGACGGCAGCGCTGGGCATGACGCGCTACGAAGTCTCCGCCTATGCGCGCGAGGGGCACCGCTGCGCCCACAACCTCAACTACTGGCAGTTCGGCGACTACCTGGGCATCGGCGCGGGCGCGCACAGCAAGCTCAGCTTCGCGCACCGCCTGGTGCGACAGGTGCGCTACCGCGAACCGCAGCGCTACATGGCCCAGGCGCTGGCCGGCGCCGCCGTCGCCCAGAGCGACGAAGTCGCCATCGCGGACTTGCCCTTCGAATTCATGCTCAACGCGCTGCGCCTGCGCGAAGGCTTCACGTTGGCGCAGTTCACCGAACGCACCGGCCTGTCGATCACCGCCATCCAGCGCGGCCTCGAGGCCGCCGAGAACAAGGGCCTGCTGCAGCGCGACCTGTGGCACGCCTGGCCGACCGAGCGCGGTC
- the rdgB gene encoding RdgB/HAM1 family non-canonical purine NTP pyrophosphatase, which produces MRLVLASNNAGKLAELQQLFAPLGVELVRQSELGVGEAEEPFRTFVENALAKARHAAAATGLPAIADDAGLCVNAFGGLPGVDTAYYATQFGYPKGDANNVRALLEQMATVDDRRAALVSTLVALRSADDPEPLIAVGRAPGEITREPVGDNGFGFDPVMFLPSLGKTFAQLPPDVKNSHSHRGQAARAMLALMRANWL; this is translated from the coding sequence ATGAGACTCGTTCTGGCATCGAACAACGCCGGCAAGCTCGCCGAACTGCAGCAGCTCTTCGCGCCGCTGGGCGTCGAGCTGGTGCGGCAGTCGGAGCTCGGCGTCGGCGAGGCGGAAGAACCGTTCCGCACCTTCGTCGAGAACGCTCTGGCGAAGGCGCGCCATGCCGCCGCGGCCACCGGCCTGCCGGCCATCGCCGATGACGCGGGGCTGTGCGTCAACGCCTTCGGCGGGCTGCCGGGCGTCGACACCGCCTACTACGCCACGCAGTTCGGCTACCCCAAGGGCGACGCCAACAACGTGCGCGCGCTGCTCGAGCAGATGGCGACGGTCGACGACCGCCGCGCCGCGCTCGTCAGCACGCTGGTCGCCCTGCGCAGTGCCGATGACCCCGAGCCGCTGATCGCCGTCGGCCGCGCACCGGGCGAGATCACCCGCGAACCCGTCGGCGACAACGGCTTCGGCTTCGACCCCGTGATGTTCCTGCCGTCTCTCGGCAAGACCTTCGCGCAGCTTCCGCCCGACGTGAAGAATTCGCACAGCCACCGCGGCCAGGCCGCGCGAGCCATGCTGGCGCTGATGCGCGCCAACTGGCTGTGA
- the rph gene encoding ribonuclease PH gives MTDFLRSGARAADQLRPVRITRGFTIHAEGSVLIEFGQTRVLCTASVEEKVPPHKKGSGEGWVTAEYGMLPRATHTRSSREAAKGKQTGRTQEIQRLIGRSMRAVFDLKALGERTIHLDCDVLQADGGTRTAAITGAFVAAQDAVAKLLASGALTASPIRGHVAAISVGIVQGTPLLDLEYIEDSACDTDMNVVMTGAGHFVEVQGTAEGAAFTRDEMDALLGLAEKGIGELVLMQQQALAA, from the coding sequence ATGACCGATTTCCTCCGCAGCGGCGCCCGCGCCGCCGACCAGCTGCGCCCCGTGCGCATCACCCGTGGCTTCACCATCCACGCCGAAGGCTCCGTGCTCATCGAGTTCGGCCAGACCCGCGTGCTGTGCACCGCCTCGGTCGAAGAGAAGGTGCCGCCGCACAAGAAGGGCAGCGGCGAGGGCTGGGTCACCGCCGAATACGGCATGCTGCCGCGCGCCACGCACACCCGCAGCAGCCGTGAGGCGGCCAAGGGCAAGCAGACCGGGCGCACGCAGGAGATCCAGCGCCTCATCGGCCGCTCGATGCGCGCCGTGTTCGACCTCAAGGCCCTGGGCGAACGCACCATCCACCTCGACTGCGACGTGCTCCAGGCCGATGGCGGCACCCGCACCGCGGCCATCACCGGCGCCTTCGTGGCGGCGCAGGATGCGGTCGCCAAGCTGCTGGCCAGCGGCGCCCTCACGGCGTCGCCTATTCGCGGCCACGTCGCGGCGATCTCGGTGGGCATCGTGCAGGGCACGCCGCTGCTCGACCTCGAGTACATCGAAGACTCGGCCTGCGACACCGACATGAACGTCGTGATGACCGGCGCCGGCCACTTCGTCGAAGTGCAGGGCACGGCCGAAGGCGCCGCCTTCACGCGCGACGAGATGGACGCGCTGCTCGGCCTGGCCGAGAAGGGCATCGGCGAACTGGTGCTGATGCAGCAGCAGGCGCTGGCCGCCTGA
- a CDS encoding PP2C family protein-serine/threonine phosphatase, with the protein MKFSVFQVSRKGGRLKNEDRMGYCYTRESGLFVLADGMGGHPEGEVAAQMALQTIAALYQREARPVLKDVKAFLTSSVMSAHQQIMRYAGTKGMLDTPRTTVVAAVLQGTTAHWAHCGDSRLYVVRDGALLTRTRDHSHAERPRPGGGPEPVNRNLLLTCLGSPTPPMIDVAAPLQLQRGDRLMLCSDGVWGVLDDALIVHTLSSGKPVSDAAPDLAEMALRKGGAHSDNVTLIALEWEMPDAPGIGRGISTDSISDGVFASTIQAGMPSETELDDLDEDAIERSIAEINEAIRRSAARKA; encoded by the coding sequence ATGAAGTTCTCCGTTTTCCAGGTCAGCCGCAAGGGCGGTCGTCTCAAGAACGAAGACCGCATGGGTTACTGCTACACCCGCGAGTCCGGCCTGTTCGTGCTGGCCGACGGGATGGGGGGGCACCCCGAAGGCGAGGTCGCGGCGCAGATGGCGCTGCAGACCATCGCCGCCCTGTACCAGCGCGAAGCGCGCCCGGTGCTCAAGGACGTGAAGGCGTTCCTCACGTCGTCCGTGATGTCGGCACATCAGCAGATCATGCGGTACGCCGGCACCAAGGGCATGCTCGACACGCCGCGCACCACGGTCGTCGCGGCGGTGCTGCAGGGCACGACGGCACACTGGGCGCACTGCGGCGATTCGCGGCTGTACGTGGTGCGCGACGGCGCGCTGCTGACCCGCACGCGCGACCATTCCCACGCCGAACGCCCGCGCCCCGGCGGCGGGCCGGAGCCGGTCAACCGCAACCTGCTGCTGACCTGCCTGGGCTCGCCCACGCCGCCGATGATCGATGTCGCCGCGCCGCTGCAACTGCAGCGCGGCGACCGCCTCATGCTGTGCTCCGATGGCGTATGGGGTGTGCTCGACGACGCGCTCATCGTGCACACGCTCTCTTCCGGCAAACCGGTGTCCGACGCGGCGCCCGACCTGGCCGAGATGGCGCTGCGCAAGGGCGGCGCGCACAGCGACAACGTGACGCTCATCGCGCTCGAGTGGGAAATGCCCGATGCCCCCGGCATCGGTCGGGGCATCTCGACCGACAGCATCAGCGACGGCGTGTTCGCGTCCACCATCCAGGCCGGGATGCCGTCGGAGACCGAACTCGACGACCTGGACGAGGACGCGATCGAGCGCTCCATCGCCGAAATCAACGAGGCCATCCGCCGCTCTGCAGCGCGCAAGGCCTGA
- a CDS encoding serine/threonine protein kinase: protein MSKVKPSPLLPDTVIGGYRVVRRLSAGGFGVVYLAVDHSGQQVAIKEYLPSSLATRGTGELAPQVPPEKLSLYRLGLKSFFEEGRSLAQISHASVVSVLNFFRENETVYMVMNYLEGATLQDFIVTARDLKKQKVFRESTIRSLFDEILRGLRIVHQHKMLHLDIKPANIFVTDDDRAVMIDFGAAREVLSKEGNFIRPMYTPGFAAPEMYRRDSSMGPWTDIYAIGACIYACMQGYPPNDAPQRIEKDRLGLSLSRLRGIYSDNMIEVVEWCMSLDPLSRPQSVFALQKELSREGERRYTKLTVGEKVRLSIDNIRSFDKKGLPKAAAPTTRPA from the coding sequence ATGTCAAAGGTCAAACCTTCGCCCCTGCTGCCGGACACCGTCATCGGAGGCTACCGCGTCGTGCGCCGCCTGTCGGCGGGTGGTTTCGGCGTGGTGTACTTGGCGGTCGACCACAGCGGCCAGCAGGTGGCGATCAAGGAATACCTGCCCTCGTCGCTGGCCACCCGTGGCACCGGCGAACTGGCGCCGCAGGTGCCGCCCGAGAAGCTGTCGCTCTACCGGCTGGGGCTCAAGAGCTTCTTCGAGGAAGGGCGCTCGCTGGCTCAGATTTCGCACGCGTCGGTGGTCAGCGTGCTCAACTTCTTCCGCGAGAACGAAACCGTCTACATGGTGATGAACTACCTGGAGGGCGCGACCCTGCAGGACTTCATCGTCACCGCGCGTGACCTGAAGAAGCAGAAGGTCTTCCGCGAATCGACCATCCGCTCGCTGTTCGACGAGATCCTGCGCGGCCTGCGCATCGTCCATCAGCACAAGATGCTGCACCTGGACATCAAGCCGGCCAACATCTTCGTGACCGACGACGACCGCGCCGTGATGATCGACTTCGGCGCGGCCCGCGAGGTGCTGTCGAAGGAAGGCAACTTCATCCGCCCGATGTACACGCCCGGCTTCGCGGCGCCCGAGATGTACCGCCGCGATTCGTCGATGGGCCCCTGGACCGACATCTACGCGATCGGCGCCTGCATCTACGCCTGCATGCAGGGCTACCCGCCCAACGACGCGCCGCAGCGCATCGAGAAGGACCGGCTGGGCCTGTCGTTGTCACGCCTGCGCGGGATCTACTCGGACAACATGATCGAAGTGGTCGAGTGGTGCATGTCGCTCGACCCGCTGTCGCGGCCGCAGTCGGTGTTCGCGCTGCAGAAGGAACTCAGCCGCGAAGGCGAGCGCCGCTACACCAAGCTCACGGTCGGCGAGAAGGTGCGCCTGTCGATCGACAACATCCGTTCCTTCGACAAGAAGGGCCTGCCCAAGGCGGCGGCGCCCACGACCCGACCGGCATGA
- a CDS encoding YicC/YloC family endoribonuclease — MSVYSMTGYASGQNGPAGTPPETDPRPLAAGRLGVEIRSVNSRFLDLTFKLPEDLRPYEPVLREMLTGRLKRGKVELRAAVESTAQGGVAEPSTRLLQRLNGVQDGIRAWLPSARELSVADVLRIAAGDSTSAGDWGSIVADVTRKALDGLVEAREREGARLAAMLKDHLGQLRKLTTQAVPLVPQLVEQQRTRFLERWQDAMGLTGGTLPEAAQDRALNEATAFAIRIDVAEELTRLGSHLDEIERLLKKGGEIGKRLDFLIQELHREANTLGSKSAALEMTRIGVDMKVLIEQMREQVQNIE; from the coding sequence ATGTCAGTTTACAGCATGACCGGCTATGCCAGCGGCCAGAACGGCCCTGCCGGAACCCCGCCAGAAACCGACCCGCGCCCTCTGGCGGCGGGCCGTCTGGGGGTCGAGATCCGCTCGGTCAACAGCCGATTCCTCGACCTGACTTTCAAGCTGCCGGAAGACCTTCGGCCATACGAGCCGGTGTTGCGCGAAATGCTCACCGGCCGGCTCAAGCGCGGCAAGGTCGAGCTGCGTGCCGCGGTCGAAAGCACCGCGCAGGGCGGCGTCGCGGAGCCTTCCACCCGGTTGCTGCAACGGCTCAACGGGGTGCAGGACGGCATCCGCGCCTGGCTGCCGAGCGCGCGCGAACTGAGCGTTGCCGACGTGCTCCGCATCGCCGCAGGCGATTCGACTTCGGCTGGCGACTGGGGCAGCATCGTGGCCGACGTGACCAGGAAGGCGCTCGACGGTCTGGTCGAAGCGCGCGAACGCGAAGGCGCCCGCCTGGCCGCGATGCTGAAAGACCACCTCGGCCAGCTCCGCAAGCTCACCACCCAGGCCGTGCCGCTGGTGCCGCAACTGGTCGAGCAGCAGCGCACCCGCTTCCTCGAGCGCTGGCAGGACGCGATGGGCCTCACGGGCGGCACGCTGCCCGAAGCCGCGCAGGACCGGGCCCTGAACGAGGCGACCGCCTTCGCCATCCGCATCGACGTGGCCGAGGAGCTCACCCGCCTCGGCTCCCACCTCGACGAGATCGAGCGCCTGCTGAAGAAGGGCGGCGAGATCGGCAAGCGGCTGGACTTCCTGATCCAGGAACTGCACCGTGAAGCCAACACGCTGGGCTCCAAGTCGGCCGCCCTGGAGATGACGCGCATCGGCGTCGACATGAAGGTGCTGATCGAGCAGATGCGCGAGCAGGTCCAGAACATCGAGTAG
- the gmk gene encoding guanylate kinase, translating to MDYPGNLFVVAAPSGAGKSSLVKALMELDSAVQPSVSHTTRAPRGQEKHGREYFFASASEFDAMVESDAFIEWAHVHGQRYGTSKKAVEDRMAQGVDVILEIDFQGAIQIRKTFANAVLIFILPPSWEELRSRLERRGEDSAEVIELRLRNAADEMARASEFDFVIINELFERALFDLKAIVHAQRLRYSAQRRARADTFAALNIP from the coding sequence ATGGATTACCCCGGCAATCTCTTCGTGGTCGCCGCCCCCAGCGGCGCCGGCAAATCGAGCCTCGTGAAGGCGCTGATGGAACTCGACTCGGCGGTCCAGCCGTCGGTGTCCCACACCACGCGCGCACCGCGCGGGCAGGAAAAGCACGGCCGCGAGTATTTCTTCGCCTCGGCCAGCGAGTTCGACGCGATGGTCGAAAGCGACGCCTTCATCGAGTGGGCGCACGTGCACGGCCAGCGCTACGGCACGTCGAAAAAGGCGGTCGAGGACCGCATGGCGCAAGGCGTCGATGTCATCCTCGAGATCGACTTCCAGGGCGCCATCCAGATCCGCAAGACCTTCGCGAATGCGGTGTTGATCTTCATCCTGCCGCCGAGCTGGGAAGAGCTGCGCTCGCGGCTCGAGCGCCGCGGCGAAGACAGCGCGGAGGTCATCGAGCTGCGGCTGCGCAATGCGGCGGACGAGATGGCGCGCGCCAGCGAATTCGACTTCGTTATAATCAACGAGTTATTTGAGCGCGCGCTTTTCGACCTGAAAGCCATCGTCCACGCCCAGCGGCTGCGGTACTCCGCCCAGCGCCGCGCCCGTGCCGACACCTTCGCCGCTCTGAATATCCCCTGA
- the rpoZ gene encoding DNA-directed RNA polymerase subunit omega, with protein sequence MARITVEDCLLQIPNRFQLVLAATYRARMLSQGHAPKIESKNKPAVTALREIAEGKIGIEMLKKVPG encoded by the coding sequence ATGGCCCGCATCACCGTCGAAGACTGCCTGCTGCAGATCCCTAACCGTTTTCAGCTCGTGCTGGCCGCGACCTACCGTGCGCGCATGCTGAGCCAGGGCCATGCCCCGAAGATCGAAAGCAAGAACAAGCCGGCCGTCACCGCGCTGCGCGAGATCGCCGAAGGCAAGATCGGCATCGAGATGCTCAAGAAGGTCCCAGGCTGA
- a CDS encoding RelA/SpoT family protein has protein sequence MSAVVKPQSNAPRGMPRPSPAALNAAAASFAALTARLDYLSAEDTELVRRAYRFADEAHLGQLRNSGEPYITHPIAVAAQCAEWKLDAQALMAALLHDAIEDCGVTKSELIERFGAPVAELVDGLTKLDKLQFNTREENQAESFRKMLLAMARDVRVILVKLADRTHNMRTLDDAPREKWARIAGETLEIYAPIAYRLGLNQTYRELQELSFRHLRPWRYAILSKAVSKARGRRRDLIQKVQKEVETAFGEAGMNVRIAGREKTLYSIYRKMDEKRLSFAQVTDIYGFRLIVPNVIACYTGLGILHQMYKPLPGKFKDHIAIAKLNGYQSLHTTLVGPAGVNVEFQLRTEAMNVVAESGVAAHWLYKASDPSVANGERLGAKWLQSLLDIQDETRDAAEFWDHVKVDLFPDAVYVFTPKSQIMALPRGATVVDFAYAIHSNIGDHTAAARINGDQVPLRTELKNGDVVEVITAPVSTPNPAWLGFVRTGRARSKIRHYLKTLAHVESEELGEKLLAQALRAEGLGTLPGEDADQQSIWEKLLRFTGNRTRAELLTDIGLGKRIASIVAKRLMALLAERGEKPDALMLSRERFTAHESVSQGAVTLDGSENSSVRFALCCRPIPGDPIVGYLGHGEGLVVHTETCGVGQRLHYKDSERFFAVEWADEPVRTFETGIVVTVRNDKGVLAKVASTLADAEADITHVEMTEETPQDSTDLRFVIAVRDRAHLDAVLRAINRSPSVLSATRIVPAA, from the coding sequence ATGAGCGCGGTCGTCAAGCCCCAGTCCAATGCACCTCGAGGCATGCCCCGGCCGAGTCCGGCTGCCTTGAATGCGGCTGCGGCCAGCTTCGCCGCCCTCACCGCCCGGCTCGACTACCTGAGCGCCGAAGACACCGAACTGGTCCGGCGCGCCTACCGCTTTGCCGACGAGGCGCACCTGGGCCAGCTGCGCAACAGCGGCGAGCCCTACATCACGCACCCGATTGCCGTCGCCGCCCAGTGCGCCGAATGGAAGCTCGATGCGCAGGCGCTGATGGCCGCCCTGCTGCACGACGCGATCGAGGACTGCGGCGTCACCAAATCCGAGCTGATCGAACGCTTCGGTGCGCCGGTCGCCGAACTGGTGGACGGGCTGACCAAACTCGACAAGCTGCAGTTCAACACCCGCGAAGAGAACCAGGCCGAGTCCTTCCGCAAGATGCTGCTGGCGATGGCGCGCGACGTGCGGGTCATCCTCGTGAAGCTGGCCGACCGCACCCACAACATGCGCACGCTGGACGACGCACCGCGCGAGAAATGGGCGCGCATCGCGGGCGAGACGCTGGAAATCTACGCGCCCATCGCCTACCGGCTCGGGCTCAACCAGACCTACCGCGAACTGCAGGAGCTGTCGTTCCGGCACCTGCGGCCCTGGCGCTACGCCATCCTGTCGAAGGCCGTGTCCAAGGCGCGCGGCCGACGCCGCGACCTGATCCAGAAGGTGCAGAAGGAGGTCGAGACCGCCTTCGGCGAGGCCGGCATGAACGTGCGCATCGCCGGGCGCGAAAAGACGCTGTATTCGATCTACCGCAAGATGGACGAGAAGCGACTGAGCTTCGCCCAGGTGACCGACATCTACGGCTTCCGGCTCATCGTGCCGAACGTGATCGCCTGCTACACCGGCCTGGGCATCCTGCACCAGATGTACAAGCCGTTGCCGGGCAAGTTCAAGGACCACATCGCGATCGCCAAGCTCAACGGCTACCAGTCGCTGCACACGACGCTGGTCGGCCCGGCCGGCGTGAACGTCGAGTTCCAGCTGCGGACCGAGGCCATGAACGTCGTCGCCGAGTCCGGGGTGGCCGCCCACTGGCTGTACAAGGCGTCCGACCCGAGCGTCGCGAACGGCGAGCGCCTGGGCGCCAAGTGGTTGCAGTCACTGCTCGACATCCAGGACGAAACCCGCGATGCCGCCGAGTTCTGGGACCACGTGAAGGTGGACCTGTTCCCCGACGCGGTCTACGTCTTCACGCCCAAGAGCCAGATCATGGCGCTGCCGCGCGGGGCCACCGTGGTCGATTTTGCCTACGCCATCCACAGCAACATCGGCGACCACACCGCGGCCGCCCGCATCAATGGCGACCAGGTGCCGCTGCGCACCGAACTCAAGAACGGCGACGTGGTGGAAGTCATCACCGCGCCGGTATCCACGCCGAATCCGGCGTGGCTGGGCTTCGTGCGCACCGGCCGCGCGCGCTCCAAGATCCGCCACTACCTCAAGACGCTGGCGCACGTCGAATCCGAAGAGCTCGGCGAGAAACTGCTGGCCCAGGCGCTGCGCGCCGAAGGCCTCGGCACGCTGCCGGGCGAGGACGCCGACCAGCAGTCGATCTGGGAAAAGCTGCTGCGCTTCACCGGCAACCGCACCCGCGCCGAACTCCTGACCGACATCGGCCTGGGCAAGCGCATCGCCAGCATCGTGGCCAAGCGGCTGATGGCGCTGCTGGCCGAGCGTGGCGAGAAACCTGACGCGCTGATGCTCAGCCGCGAACGCTTCACCGCGCACGAGAGCGTGTCGCAGGGTGCCGTGACGCTCGACGGCAGCGAGAACTCGTCGGTGCGCTTTGCCCTGTGCTGCCGCCCCATCCCGGGCGACCCGATCGTCGGCTACCTTGGCCATGGCGAAGGGCTGGTGGTTCACACCGAGACCTGCGGCGTCGGCCAGCGGCTGCACTACAAGGACAGCGAGCGCTTCTTCGCGGTCGAATGGGCCGACGAGCCGGTGCGCACCTTCGAAACGGGCATCGTCGTCACGGTTCGCAACGACAAGGGCGTGCTGGCCAAGGTGGCTTCGACGCTGGCCGATGCCGAAGCCGACATCACCCACGTCGAGATGACCGAAGAGACACCGCAGGATTCGACCGACCTGCGGTTCGTGATCGCCGTGCGCGACCGTGCGCACCTGGATGCGGTGCTGCGCGCCATCAATCGGAGTCCCTCGGTGCTGTCCGCCACGCGGATCGTGCCCGCGGCCTGA
- the greB gene encoding transcription elongation factor GreB, protein MSKAFTKETDADDDDAAEGAAPPLPSGTRNYMTPAGYARLRDELLALMDVERPKVVEAVHWAAKNGDRSENGDYLYGKKRLREIDRRIRFLTKRLEVAEVTDPSVHHGRDQIFFGATVRYVDAAGNERAVTILGIDEAESAKGQVSWISPIARALLKAREGDVVKLATPGGLQELEILSVAYPAPAGA, encoded by the coding sequence ATGAGCAAGGCTTTCACCAAAGAGACCGATGCCGATGATGACGACGCGGCCGAGGGCGCCGCGCCGCCCCTGCCATCGGGCACCAGGAACTACATGACGCCGGCCGGCTACGCGCGTCTGCGCGACGAGTTGCTCGCGTTGATGGACGTCGAACGGCCCAAGGTCGTCGAGGCCGTGCACTGGGCGGCGAAGAACGGCGACCGCTCCGAGAACGGCGACTATCTCTACGGCAAGAAGCGGTTGCGCGAGATCGACCGGCGCATCCGCTTCCTCACCAAGCGTCTCGAAGTGGCGGAGGTCACCGACCCCTCGGTGCACCATGGGCGCGACCAAATCTTCTTCGGCGCCACCGTGCGCTATGTCGATGCGGCTGGCAACGAGCGCGCCGTGACGATCCTGGGCATCGACGAAGCCGAGAGCGCCAAGGGGCAGGTGAGCTGGATCTCGCCGATCGCCCGCGCGCTGCTCAAGGCCCGCGAGGGCGATGTCGTGAAGCTCGCCACGCCTGGCGGCCTGCAGGAGCTGGAAATCCTGTCGGTCGCGTATCCGGCGCCTGCAGGAGCCTGA
- the hrcA gene encoding heat-inducible transcriptional repressor HrcA — MLDDRAKLLLKTLVERYIAEGQPVGSRTLSRASGLELSPATIRNVMSDLEALGLITSPHTSAGRIPTARGYRLFVDTMLTAQRDQLPAPSLAPDQPQKVIANAANLLSSLSQFVGVVMAPRRTSVFKQIEFLRLSDRRLLVIIVSPDGDVQNRVIFPESDYSQSQLVEAANYINAHYAGLTIEQVRDRLQSEVEKLRSEIASLMQAAMQASSEVMTEAQDDVVISGERNLLSVSDFSSDMGQLRRAFDLFEQKAQLMRLLDVSSKAEGVRIFIGGESQVVPFEELSIVSANYEVDGQVVGTLGVIGPTRMPYDRMIQIVDITSRLVTNALSHRKP, encoded by the coding sequence ATGCTGGACGACCGTGCCAAGTTGCTGCTCAAGACGCTGGTCGAGCGCTACATCGCCGAGGGGCAGCCTGTGGGGTCACGCACGCTCTCGCGCGCTTCGGGGCTCGAACTCTCGCCCGCGACCATCCGCAACGTCATGTCGGACCTCGAAGCGCTGGGGCTCATCACCAGCCCGCACACGTCCGCCGGACGCATTCCGACGGCGCGCGGTTACCGGCTCTTCGTCGACACCATGCTCACGGCGCAGCGCGACCAGTTGCCGGCACCCAGCCTGGCCCCTGACCAGCCGCAGAAGGTGATCGCCAACGCGGCGAACCTGCTGTCGAGCCTCTCGCAATTCGTCGGTGTGGTGATGGCGCCGCGCCGCACCTCGGTGTTCAAGCAAATCGAATTCCTGCGGCTGTCGGATCGGCGGCTGCTGGTGATCATCGTCTCGCCCGACGGCGACGTGCAGAACCGCGTCATCTTCCCCGAGTCGGACTACTCGCAGTCGCAGTTGGTCGAGGCCGCCAACTACATCAACGCGCACTACGCCGGTCTCACGATCGAGCAGGTGCGCGACCGGCTGCAGTCCGAAGTCGAGAAACTGCGCAGCGAGATCGCGTCGCTCATGCAGGCGGCGATGCAGGCCAGTTCGGAAGTCATGACCGAGGCGCAGGACGACGTCGTGATCTCCGGCGAGCGCAACCTGCTGTCGGTGAGCGACTTCTCCAGCGACATGGGCCAGCTGCGGCGTGCCTTCGATCTCTTCGAGCAGAAGGCGCAGCTCATGCGGCTGCTCGACGTGTCGAGCAAGGCCGAAGGCGTGCGCATTTTCATCGGCGGCGAAAGCCAGGTGGTGCCCTTCGAAGAGCTGTCCATTGTCAGCGCCAACTACGAGGTGGACGGCCAGGTCGTCGGCACGCTGGGCGTGATCGGCCCGACGCGGATGCCTTACGACCGCATGATCCAGATCGTCGACATCACATCGCGGCTGGTGACCAACGCGCTGAGCCACCGCAAGCCCTGA